The following is a genomic window from Afipia sp. P52-10.
CCGTCCCGTCCGTTGCAGCATCCAGCCGACAGTCGCACCGTATCGATCGCGGATGGCATCGAGTTTGCGGTTGAACCAGCCGAGCGGACCGGTCTTGGCATGGCCGTGGCCTGCCTGAACCGGCTTCAGGAACGTCGCACAGAGCGCAGGCGTCAAAGACAACGCCATCAATGCGGAGAAGCTGATGGCAGCAACCATCGTTACTGAGAACTGCCGATAGATGACGCCGACCGAACCGGGGAAGAACGCCATCGGGACGAACACGGCCACGAGCACCAGCGTGATGCCTATGATGGCGCTGGTGATCTGCGTCATCGCCTTGCGTGTTGCCTCCTTCGGCGACAATCCCTCCTCGGCCATGATGCGCTCGACGTTTTCGACGACGACGATCGCGTCGTCCACCAGGATACCGATCGCCAGCACCATGCCGAACATAGTGAGCATGTTGATGGAATAGCCTGCGAGCAGCAGCACGGCGCAGGTACCGAGCAAGGCCACCGGAACGACGACGGTCGGAATCAGCGTGTATCGGAAGCTCTGCAGGAACAGGAACATCACGATGAACACCAGCACGACGGCCTCCAGCAGGGTCATCAACACCTTGTTGATCGATGCCTGCACCACGGGCGTAATGTCGTAGGGAATCTCATAGGCGATGTTCGAGGGGAAGAAGCGTGAAAGCTCCTTCATCTTGGCTTCAACCGCATTTGCGGTGGCCAGCGCATTTCCGGTCGGCGCCAACAGCACCGACAGACCCGCCGTCGGCTGGCCGTTGAGGCGTGTGGTGAACTGATAGTTCATTCCGCCGACCTCGATGCGGGCGACATCGCGCAACCGTACCGTCGACCCATCTGGATTGGCGCGCAGAACAATCGACCCGAACTCGTCGGGGGAATTCAGTTGCCCCTTCACCAGAACCAGCGCCGAAATCGGCTGCCCGTTTCGGCTCGGCTCGGCGCCGATGCTGCCGGAAGCAACCTGCGCATTCTGCGCCGAGATCGCCTTGGTCACATCATCGGCCGTGAGATTGTAGCCGACCAGCTTTGCAGGATCGATCCAGATGCGTAGCGAGCGCTCGGACGAAAACAGCGTCGCGCGGCCGACGCCGGGAATACGACGAATTTCGCCAACCACGTTGCGGATCATGAAATCGCCAAGGCCGATCTCATCAAGGCTTCCGTCGGTCGATTTCAACGTGATGATCTGCAGCACCGCGCTGGATGCTTCTTCGACCAGAATGCCCTGCTGGATCACGGCGCGCGGCAAACGCGCTTCGACCCGCTTGATGCGGTTCTGCACCTCCACCGAGGCGAGGTTCGTGTCAGTGCCAGGCACGAAATTGGCAATGATTTCGACTTGGCCAAGCGAATCGCTGGTGGATTCGAAATTCAGAATGCCGGACGCGCCATTGAGCTCCTCTTCAATCAGGCGCGTGACGCTGTTGTAGAGGTTCTCGGGCGACGCTCCGGGATAGCTCGTACTGATCGAGATCGATGGCGGGGCGATGATCGGATACTGCGCGACCGGCAATTGCGGGATGGCAATCACGCCGAGCAAGCAAATGAAAAGCGCCACGACCCATGCGAAGATGGGCCGGTCGATAAAAAAACTTGGCATGAATGAGGCCCGTTATTCCACCCGCGGCCGGGAGACGTCAGCCGTCGCGACGTCCTGCGGCCACTTGCCGGGATTGACGGCATCGCCAACCGCGAACTTCTGAAAACCTTCGACCACGACGCGGTCGCCCTGCTTCAGTCCCTCAAGGACAAGTAAGTTTCCGTCCATTACCGAACCAACGCGGACCGGCTGCAGCGAAACCCTGTTCTCGTTGTTGAGCACGTAGACGTCGCTGCCGCCTGCGCTATTGCGCTGAACGGCCTGCTGCGGCACCAGGATCGCATCGTTGTCGATCCCCTGCTCGATCTGCACCCGCACATACATGCCCGGAAGCAGCTCGCGATTCAGGTTCTTGAACTCACCGCGCAATGTCACCTGTCCAGTGGAGGTATCCACCTTCGCATCGGAGAACAGCAGCCTACCTTGAATCGGGTAGAGCGAACCATCGTCCAACAGCAGCCGCACTTTGGCGGCATCCGGCTCGATCCGCTCAAGCTCGCCCGAATCGAAATCTCGCCGAAGCTTATTCAGGTCCGACGCGGACTGGGTGAAGTCCGCGTAGACCGTGTCGAGCTGCTGGATCGATGCGAGACTGGTCGGATCATTCTGCACCACCAGCGCTCCTTCGCTGACGAGCGCGGCACCAATGATGCCGCTAATGGGCGCGCGAATGGTCGCGTATTCCAGGTTCAACTTGGCGCGGGCGACATCGGCCTTGCGGGCGGCCACGTCGGCTGCAGCCTGGCGCGCCATCGCGATGGCGGTCTCGTTTTCGGCCAGCGAGGCCGCCTGTTTGCTAATCAGCGAGGCGGTGCGGTTGGCTTGCGCTGTGGCTTGCTCGAAGATGGCTTGAGCCTTGGCAAGAGCGGCCTCCGCAGACTGCAGATCGACCTCGAACGGCTTCGGGTCGATCTGATAAAGCGCGTCGCCAGCCTTGACCTCGCTGCCCTGCTCGAACAGGCGCGCTACGATAATTCCCGACACGCGGGCGCGCACGTCAGCGACGCGCGTTGGCGCAATGCGGCCTGGCAACTCTTTGACGATGTGCTTCGGCGATGCGCTGATAGTGACGACACCGACATCGGGGACTGCTGGGGGGACAGCCGCAACACTGCGATCGTCGCACCCTGCCAGAACGAGAGGCGCTCCCATGAGTGTCAAAACAGCCATGGCAAGGTGAACTCTCATCTGTCCCTTCCTCGTTGTCGGTGTGCCCTGCAAGCAGCGAAGCCGCAGGCGCGGCAGGAGTGCCGCAAAAACATGAATGCAAGCTTCGCGCCGCTGCGGCCGTTGGCCGAGCGCAACGCAGCAATGCTATCGTCGTGAAGCAAATCAGTGCGCTAATTAACGGATATCGTTGAACTTTCGCGACTCAAAAAATATTGAGTGCTTCATTGCGTCGCAGCGTACATAAGAACCGCCGCTGCTCATCAGTTCAGCACGACGCCCAGGTTGCTGGTAGCATTGAAAAAATCCGAGCCACTGCAAATTGCAGCAAACGGGAACCGGATCATTATCGAGAACGAGTCTAAAGCCGTTCCTTTAAGACGCCATATTTTGAAAATTCTAGAATCGGCTTTTATTTGGTGTTCGTTTCACCTTTCGTGCGCAACATCAAACGGTGTGTACGGAAGCGATCCAGATTGCCGCCGTTGATGCGCATCACCACGCCATCCAGCGCAGCCATCGCATCGGCGCCCGCGGTCACGAACGCCGATGCTGCGAGCCAGCGCTATTTCGTGTAACGGGCCTGCCCCGTCTTGCCCTTATCGGTCTTGAGCATCAGCGTGACGGCGGCATTGCCAGCCACCGC
Proteins encoded in this region:
- a CDS encoding multidrug efflux RND transporter permease subunit, with amino-acid sequence MPSFFIDRPIFAWVVALFICLLGVIAIPQLPVAQYPIIAPPSISISTSYPGASPENLYNSVTRLIEEELNGASGILNFESTSDSLGQVEIIANFVPGTDTNLASVEVQNRIKRVEARLPRAVIQQGILVEEASSAVLQIITLKSTDGSLDEIGLGDFMIRNVVGEIRRIPGVGRATLFSSERSLRIWIDPAKLVGYNLTADDVTKAISAQNAQVASGSIGAEPSRNGQPISALVLVKGQLNSPDEFGSIVLRANPDGSTVRLRDVARIEVGGMNYQFTTRLNGQPTAGLSVLLAPTGNALATANAVEAKMKELSRFFPSNIAYEIPYDITPVVQASINKVLMTLLEAVVLVFIVMFLFLQSFRYTLIPTVVVPVALLGTCAVLLLAGYSINMLTMFGMVLAIGILVDDAIVVVENVERIMAEEGLSPKEATRKAMTQITSAIIGITLVLVAVFVPMAFFPGSVGVIYRQFSVTMVAAISFSALMALSLTPALCATFLKPVQAGHGHAKTGPLGWFNRKLDAIRDRYGATVGWMLQRTGRLMIVYAVLLLGLGFAFVRMPGGFLPVDDQGFMTVDVQTPPDASYNRTLDAVERVEKYLLQRPGVEEVTFLTGFSFLGQGTNTAQAFVTLKDWSERGKNDSAAAIVDDTNKTLSSIRDAKISALQPPPIDNLGNSSGFSFRLQDRGQKGYTALMEATQTLLTNANKSPILQNVFVEGLPPGPQIRLAIDREKAGAHGVTFEDINNTISTNLGSAYVNDFPNHGRMQRVIVQSDAAGRMQASDILSYNVKNSRGQLVPLSAFANIEWAVGASQIAGFNYYPAVRISGSAAPGYTSGDAIAEMERLAGQLPRGFGYDWAGQSLQEKLSGSQAPLLLALSVLVVFLCLAALYESWTIPLAVLLTIPLGMVGAVLAASLRGLPNDVYFTVALITIVGLAAKDAILIIEFAKDLRAQGKPLIASTIEACRLRFRPILMTGLAFVCGVLPMAIATGAGGLSQQSLGTSVMGGMISVVVLALLLVPVFFVVIQRLFSRGKDQDVESAQVADRNSNDAPSTGSIAPHHTA
- a CDS encoding efflux RND transporter periplasmic adaptor subunit, which encodes MRVHLAMAVLTLMGAPLVLAGCDDRSVAAVPPAVPDVGVVTISASPKHIVKELPGRIAPTRVADVRARVSGIIVARLFEQGSEVKAGDALYQIDPKPFEVDLQSAEAALAKAQAIFEQATAQANRTASLISKQAASLAENETAIAMARQAAADVAARKADVARAKLNLEYATIRAPISGIIGAALVSEGALVVQNDPTSLASIQQLDTVYADFTQSASDLNKLRRDFDSGELERIEPDAAKVRLLLDDGSLYPIQGRLLFSDAKVDTSTGQVTLRGEFKNLNRELLPGMYVRVQIEQGIDNDAILVPQQAVQRNSAGGSDVYVLNNENRVSLQPVRVGSVMDGNLLVLEGLKQGDRVVVEGFQKFAVGDAVNPGKWPQDVATADVSRPRVE